A genome region from Planifilum fimeticola includes the following:
- a CDS encoding PaaI family thioesterase, with protein sequence MTLDGLWRELQDLNENEVYTIHKLVQALKRTRVSPLAYIEEMMHFQSLGLDQPSGAYIHRMLVTDELRNRLGILHGGVTATFIDTAMGSTVFQDMGIERGAVTLDLNIHFLSPAREGWLTAKSHIIKKGKTVVVLETKVTDEESRLIASASGTFYRLKK encoded by the coding sequence ATGACACTGGATGGGTTGTGGAGAGAACTGCAGGATTTAAACGAGAACGAAGTTTATACCATTCACAAGCTGGTTCAGGCGTTGAAACGGACGCGGGTCAGCCCCTTGGCCTACATTGAGGAGATGATGCATTTTCAATCCCTCGGGCTGGACCAACCGTCCGGCGCCTACATCCATCGCATGTTGGTGACGGATGAATTGCGGAACCGGCTCGGAATTCTCCACGGGGGGGTGACTGCCACCTTCATCGACACGGCCATGGGATCCACGGTGTTTCAGGACATGGGAATCGAACGGGGGGCGGTTACCCTGGACCTGAACATCCATTTTCTGTCCCCGGCCCGGGAGGGTTGGTTGACGGCCAAATCCCACATCATCAAAAAAGGGAAGACGGTTGTGGTGCTGGAGACCAAAGTGACGGACGAGGAGAGCCGATTGATCGCCTCCGCATCGGGTACCTTCTACCGGCTGAAAAAATGA
- a CDS encoding 3-hydroxybutyrate dehydrogenase, protein MPQTSRTVIVTGAARGIGYAIAEAFAREGDRVIVADLDGDGADQAAEAIRGNGGSAWGHAVDVAKEDSVRALIERVHAEQGRIDVLVNNAGLQYIAPVEKFPLEKWNHLIGVMLTGPFLMIKHALPIMKQQRYGRIINISSVHGRTASPFKSAYISAKHGVVGLTRTVALETAEFGITANAIMPGVVDTPLVRNQLKDLADQEGIGEEEALNKHLLHKQALKRFIRPEEVAACAVYLASDLAASVTGETIGVSGGW, encoded by the coding sequence ATGCCGCAAACATCGCGGACCGTCATCGTGACGGGCGCGGCCCGGGGCATCGGTTACGCCATCGCCGAGGCCTTTGCCCGGGAAGGGGACCGGGTGATCGTCGCCGACTTGGATGGGGACGGAGCGGATCAGGCGGCCGAGGCGATCCGGGGCAACGGGGGAAGCGCTTGGGGACATGCCGTCGACGTGGCGAAGGAAGATTCGGTCCGGGCGTTGATCGAACGGGTCCACGCGGAACAGGGTCGCATCGATGTCCTCGTCAACAACGCCGGGTTGCAGTATATCGCCCCGGTGGAGAAATTTCCGCTGGAGAAGTGGAATCATCTGATCGGCGTCATGTTGACGGGCCCGTTTCTGATGATCAAGCACGCGCTCCCCATCATGAAACAGCAGCGGTACGGGCGGATCATCAACATTTCGTCGGTCCACGGACGGACGGCTTCTCCCTTCAAATCCGCCTATATTTCGGCCAAGCACGGCGTTGTCGGCCTGACGCGCACCGTCGCCCTTGAGACGGCGGAATTCGGGATCACGGCCAATGCGATCATGCCCGGAGTGGTGGATACTCCCCTGGTGCGCAACCAGCTGAAGGATCTGGCGGATCAGGAGGGAATCGGGGAAGAAGAGGCCCTGAACAAGCACCTTCTACACAAACAGGCGCTGAAGCGTTTCATCCGGCCCGAGGAAGTGGCGGCGTGCGCCGTTTACCTGGCATCCGATCTGGCCGCATCGGTGACGGGGGAAACGATCGGCGTATCGGGCGGTTGGTAA